The genome window ATCCAGATCGGCTCAGACCCTACATCCTAGAGGGACTAGAACTGGACCTTTACGAAAGCAAGGCGTACGTAGGTACTATCCCATTCGTGATGACTGGAGTGAGACCACGACTCGCCGTAACAGTTCCGGGAATCTCGACATTTCCAGAATTCAACATCAGGACATACGTCAAGCATGGAAGTAAAGCCGGTGTGATGTTCCTCACGCTCGATGCGCAGAGCAGGATCACCTGCGCATACGCACCGCGTGCCTACGGCCTTCCTTATAAATATGCGAAGGGCAGGGTGGACATTGACGGCGATACTTACGCCTGGAGTAGTAAAAGAGTCGGTGGGAAACAGGAGCTCGTTGGCACTTGCATCGGGATGGGCGAGACGATGCGGGCCTCTCCGGGCTCCTTGGAAGAGTTTTTGTTCGAGCGTTACTGCCTATACACATTTCACAAGGGAAGGCTGTGTATCACACACACTTACCACGAGCCATGGGCATTTCGCGAGGCAGAGGCGACTGTTCTCTCTAACTCCCTGACAGAGTCGTACGACCTCAGGATATCTGATGTCCTGAAGCCCGATCTCGTTCACATCTCGGATGGCGTCACGGTTCA of Candidatus Neomarinimicrobiota bacterium contains these proteins:
- a CDS encoding DUF2071 domain-containing protein, with translation MDEMRTDHLPFQMPERPHSVVQQWRHLSFLHWEVDPDRLRPYILEGLELDLYESKAYVGTIPFVMTGVRPRLAVTVPGISTFPEFNIRTYVKHGSKAGVMFLTLDAQSRITCAYAPRAYGLPYKYAKGRVDIDGDTYAWSSKRVGGKQELVGTCIGMGETMRASPGSLEEFLFERYCLYTFHKGRLCITHTYHEPWAFREAEATVLSNSLTESYDLRISDVLKPDLVHISDGVTVHSWSIEGVAE